The Elgaria multicarinata webbii isolate HBS135686 ecotype San Diego chromosome 4, rElgMul1.1.pri, whole genome shotgun sequence genome contains a region encoding:
- the RAB32 gene encoding ras-related protein Rab-32: protein MAGGERGGGGGSSSSSSGASESREHLFKVLVIGELGVGKTSIIKRYVHQLFSQHYRATIGVDFALKVLNWDSRTLVRLQLWDIAGQERFGNMTRVYYKEAVGAFVVFDVTRGSTFEAVSKWKHDLDSKVLLPNGSPIPAVLLANKCDQKKDSGQNPSQMDEFCKDGGFAGWFETSAKDNINIDEAARFLVENVLANLKAFPNEENDVRKLKLDQDPLKAESKSQCC from the exons ATGGCTGGAGGGgagagaggcggcggcggcggcagcagtagcagcagttcTGGGGCGTCTGAAAGTCGGGAGCATCTGTTCAAGGTTCTAGTCATCGGTGAGCTCGGAGTGGGCAAAACGAGTATCATCAAGCGCTACGTCCACCAGCTCTTCTCGCAGCATTACCGGGCCACCATCGGCGTGGACTTCGCTCTCAAAGTCCTCAACTGGGATAGCAGGACCCTGGTGAGGTTGCAGCTGTGGGACATCGCAG GTCAAGAACGTTTTGGCAATATGACCAGAGTGTACTATAAAGAAGCTGTAGGTGCTTTTGTGGTCTTTGATGTCACAAGAGGGTCAACTTTTGAGGCAGTTTCCAAATGGAAGCATGACTTGGACAGTAAAGTGCTTCTCCCAAATGGTAGTCCGATCCCTGCAGTTCTGCTGGCCAACAAATGTGACCAGAAGAAAGACAGTGGCCAAAATCCTTCTCAGATGGATGAGTTCTGCAAAGATGGAGGTTTTGCTGGGTGGTTTGAAACCTCTGCTAAG GATAATATCAACATCGATGAAGCTGCTCGGTTCTTGGTGGAAAACGTCCTTGCAAACCTCAAAGCCTTCCCTAATGAGGAAAATGATGTCAGAAAACTAAAACTGGACCAGGATCCCTTGAAAGCAGAAAGTAAATCTCAGTGCTGTTAA